CCGTCTCCCTGGTGACGGGTCCGGCCCGGCTCGCCGTCGGCTTGTGCGGAGCCGTCGCGACGCTCCTGCTGATCACGGTCGCCGTCGTCGCGGTGCGCGGCGGCCGTCGTACGGTCCGAGAACTGCGCGCCGAACAGCAGCGTCAGACCGCCTTCCTCGAGCAGCGGATCACCGCCCACGACGAGGAATTCAACCGGCTGGGCAAGGAGATCCTGCCCGCAGCGCTCTACCGGCTGCGCACCGGAGAATCCCCCTCAGAGGTGATTCGTCACGTCGTCGACGGTGACGTCGAGTGGCGCGAACTTCCGGAATCCCAGCGCGAATTGCTGCGTACCCTGCTCACCATCGTCGACCGCGAGGAAGCGCTGCGCGACTCCTCGCAGCGGTCGTTCGTCAACATCGCCCGCCGCGTCCAGGCGATCGTCCACCAGCAGAACAACGAACTCCGCGAGATGGAGGAGGACCACGGGCGCAACCCCGAGGTCTTCGACGACCTGCTGCGCATCGACCACGGCACCGCCCTGATCGGCCGTCTCGCCGACTCCATCGCCGTCCTAGGCGGCAGCCGCCCCGGCCGTGTGTGGACCCGGCCCGTCCCGCTCTACAGCGTGCTGCGCGGCGCCATGTCCCGCATCCTGGAATACCGCCGCATCGAGCTCGAATCGATCGCCAAGGTCAACGTCAACGGCGTCGGCGTCGAACCGGTCATCCACGCCTGCGCCGAGCTCCTCGACAACGCCACCCGCTACTCGCCGCCCCACACCAAGGTGCACGTCACCGCCGTGGAGGTGCAGACCGGCATCGCCATCGAGATCGAGGACGGCGGCATCAGTCTCAGCGAGGAGAGCCGCGCCAAGGTCGAGGACATGCTCGCCAAGGCCCAGCAGGGCGTGGACATCCAGGAGATGGGCGACACCCCGCGTCTCGGCCTCGCCGTCGTGGGCCGCCTGTCGACCATGTACAAGATGCACGTCTCGCTGCGGCCCTCCGCCTACGGCGGCGTCCGCGCCGTGATCGTGGTGCCCCGCGACCTGCTGACCGACGAACCCGCCCCCGGCCTCGCGCACGGCATCGGCGCCGGCGCCGTGACGACCATCGACAACGGCGGCGTCGCAGGCCCCGACCGCAAGCCCAAGCGCCGCCGCCCGACCACCGGACCGCGGATCCCGAGCTCCGCGGAGGAGATGAGCCGGGACATGGAGGACGACGTTCCCGTCGTCACCGAGTGGACCGCCAACGGCCTGCCGCAGCGCCGCAGCCGCAGCAAGATCCCGCTCAGCCAGCGCTACGCCGAGGCCGCCGCAGCGGAGGCCGCGGCCGAGGCAGCCATGGCCGCCGCCCCCGTGTGGCAGCCGGAGCCCGAACCGGAGAAGGAACTGCCGCCGCCCGGCATGTGGGTCGAGGCGTTCATGGCCGGGCTCAAGGGCGACCCCGATCCGAACGCCCGACGGAACCCGGACGACTCGACGGCGTCCACCGCTCTCACCGCGAACACCGAGCCGGCCCGCACCGAGGCCGACGACGAGGGGGACCTCAAGTGATCCAGCAACGAGCCAATTTCGACTGGCTGCTGAAGGATCTGGCCGACGGCGTACCCGGTATCCAGCAGATCGTCGTGCTCTCCGCCGACGGCCTGCGGATCGCCCGCCACGGCGGCGACCCGGACGCCGCCGACCGCGTCGCCGCCGCCTGCGCGGGGCTGCAGAGTCTGGCCGGCGCCGTGGCCGGTGAGATCCCGCAGAGCGACGGCCACATGCGGATGGTCATCATCGAGATCAACGGTGGCTACTTCTACATGATGGCCGCCGGAGCCAACGCCTACCTCGCGGTGCTCGCCAACGAGGTCGCCGAACCCGGCCTGATGAGCAACCGCATGCGCGACCTCGTGGACCGCATCGGCTCCCACCTCACCAGTCCGCCGCGGCGGAACGGGCAGACCGTATGACGCCTCCGCAACGACGGCGGCGCCAGCCCAAGCACGAGCCCCCGCCCCCGCCGCTTCCGCCGCTGTCCTCGCAGCCCGAGGGCGAAGACCCCGTCGGCGAATCGGGCGGTCGCCCGCCCGAGCGGCTCTACATCCTCACCGGCGCGGACGGTGAGCGAGCCCCGATCGACCTCGTCACGTTAATCGTGGCGCGTGCCGATCCGCCGCCGTCCGCCGCTCCGGAGCAGTCGGCGTTGCTGCGGATCTGCCAGGCCCCCTTGTCCGTGGCCGAGATCTCGGCCTATCTCAACCTGCCGATCAGCGTGGTGACCGTCCTGCTCACCGAGCTGCTGACGGCCGAACTGGTTCAGGCGCGCGCACCGGTCGTCCGGCAGGCGCGGGCAGACCGTTCCCTCCTCGAAGCGGTGATGCATGGACTTCAAAAGCTCTGACACCATCACGGGTCCACGGACCGAGGACCACCTCCCGCACACCGCGCAGGCCGCGGCGAAGATCGTGATCGTGGGCGGTTTCGGCGTCGGCAAGACGACCATGGTGGGGTCCGTCAGCGAGATCAGGCCGCTGACGACCGAGGAGACCATGACCCAGGCCGGCATCGGGGTCGACGACAACTTCGGCTCCAAGTCCAAGACGGCCACCACCGTGGCCATGGACTTCGGCCGCATCAGCATCACGGACGAGCTGGTGCTCTACCTGTTCGGCACCCCCGGGCAGGAGCGCTTCTGGTTCCTGTGGAACGGCCTGTTCGAGGGGGCCCTCGGGGCGGTCGTCCTGGTCGACACCCGTCGGCTGGAGGTCAGCTTCGATGTCATGGGCCGCCTGGAGGAACGCGGTGTGCCCTTCGTCGTGGCGGTCAACGACTTCCCGGACGCGCCCCGCTACGCCGTCGAGGAACTGCGTCAGGCCCTCGACCTGTCCGAGGAGATCCCGATCATCCGCTGCGACGTACGCCGCCGCGCGTCCAGCCGGGACGTCCTGATGACCCTCATGACCTTCCTGCATTCCCTGGCGATGTCAGGGGCGACGGCACCGGGCGCAGCCTCGGCCTGACCGTCGCGCGCCCGCGCACGCCGGGGAGCCCCGCCGTCATCCCTGTCCCCCCGTCATCCCCGCGATCCGTCGCACTTCCACAGACACCGGATTCACCTCAGTTCGGAGCGATCACCGTGACGCCTGAAGCAAACTCCCTGACCGGTACGGACGACCCCACGCTCGGGCCGCCCCCCGGTTGCCCCGCCCACTGCTCGCCCCCCGACGGGCGCCGCCGCCTGTACGGCCCCGAGGCGGAGGACCTGGGAGCCGTGTACGAAAAGCTCCGCGCGGAACACGGCTCGGTGGCCCCCGCCCTGCTCCACGACGACGTACCCATCTGGGTGGTGCTGGGGCACGGCGAGAACCTGCACATGGTGAGTACGCCGTCGCAGTACTCCCGGGACACCCGGCTCTGGAACAAACTCCAGGACGGCACGTTCAAGCCCGACAACCCGCTGATGCCGCACATCGCCTGGCAGCCCATCTGCTGCCACGCCGAGGGCGACGAGCACCTGCGGCTGCGCGGCGCGGTCACCGGCGCCATGTCGACGATCAACTTCCGGGGCATCCGCCGCAGCATCAACCGCTACACCCAGCAGCTCGTCAACGAGTTCTGCGAGGAGGGCGAGGCGGACCTCGTCAGCCAGTTCGCCGAGCACCTGCCGATGGCGGTGATGTGCGAGATCCTCGGCATGCCCGAGGAGTACAACGACCGGATCGTGCACGCCGCCCGCGACATGCTCAAGGGCACCGAGACGGCGATCGCCAGCAACGCCTACATCATGGAAGCCCTGACGGGGCTCACCTCCCGCCGCAGGGCGCACCCCCAGGACGACTTCACCAGCCACCTGATCAACCACCCGGCCCGGCTCAACGACGAGGAGGTGAGCCAGCACCTGCGCGTCGTGCTCATCGCCGCGTACGAGGCCACCACCAACCTCCTCGCCAACGTGCTGCGGGTGGTCCTCACCAACCCCGGGTTCCGCGCCCAGCTCAAGGGCGGCCAGATGACCGTGCCCGAGGCGGTCGAGCAGTCCCTGTGGGACGAGCCCCCCTTCAGTACACAGCTCGCCTACTTCGCCAAGCAGGACACGGAGCTGGGCGGTCAGCGGATCCGCAAGGGCGACGGTCTGCTCTTCGGCATCGCGCCGGGCAACGTCGACCCGCGGGTACGGCCCGATCTCACCGCCAACATGCAGGGCAACCGCTCGCACCTCGCCTTCGGCGGCGGCCCGCACGAGTGCCCGGGCCAGGACACGGGCCGAGCCATCGCCGACGTCGGTGTCGACGCCCTGCTGGCGCGCCTTCCGGACATCCAGCTCAACTGCGAGGAGCACGAGCTGCGCTGGCGGTCCTCGATCTCGACCCGGCATCTGGTCGAGCTTCCGGTGCGCTTCGAGCCGAAGGAGAAGGAGAAACTGGAGCCGCGGCCCCTGGGCCGTCCCGTGCCGGCGCAGCGCGAGGGTGGGAAGGCCACCCCGCCGAGCCCGAAGTCCGAGGCTGCCGCGCCCGCGCGGTCGGCGTCGGCATCGGCCGAACCGCCCGCCCGGCCCGGTCTCCTGCGCCGCGTGCTGCTGTGGATGAGCGGCCGATAGCCGACCCCTCAGGCCCGGGCGTCGTACGGTGTGCCCGCCCACTCCTCGTACGACGCCCACGCCTGAAGCACCCGCCCGCTCACGAACCGGTACTCGCGCCCCGTGACCGGATCGGTGAACTCCAGCACCCGCGCGAGCAGTTGCAGCGGACGGCTGAAGTCGTCGGCCGGCACGGGGTCCCGCACTTCCGGGTACAGCGGGTCACCGAGGATCGGCACGCCCAACGTGGCCATGTGCACTCGCAGTTGATGCGTCTGCCCGGTGCGGGGAGTCAGCCGATAGCGGGCCGGCCCGTCGTCCCGCCGCCGCAGCAGCTCCACCTCACTGACGGCGTTGGGTTCGCCCTCGACCTCTCGGGCCGCCATGACCCCGCGCTCCTTCACGATCCGGCTGCGCACGGTGCGCGGGAGGGCGAGGGCCGGATCGTACGGGGCGACGGCCTCGTACTCCTTGGTGACGAGCCGGTCGCGGAACAGCGACTGGTAGGCGCCCCGTTCCCCGGGGCGCACGGTGAACAGCACCAGCCCGGCGGTGAGCCGGTCCAGGCGGTGGGCGGCGCTCAGCGTGGGCAGCCCCAGGTCGCGGCGGAGCCGGGCGAGCGCGGTCTCGGCGACATGGCTGCCGCGTGGCGTCGTGGCGAGGAAGTGCGGCTTGTCGACCACGACGATGTGCTCGTCGCGGTACACGACGTCCAGTGCGAACGGCACCGGCACCTCGGGCGGCAGGTCCCGGTGGAACCACACCCACATGCCCGGCACATACGCCGTGTCACGCGGCACCGGCCGCCCCTCGACGTCCACGATCAGCCCGGCGTCCAGCATGCCGTCGATCACGCCCGGCCCGGCCGCCAGCCGGTCCACCAGGTGATCACGCACCGTCGCCCATGCCGTTCCCTGCGGCAGCCTGACCCGCACCGGATCGATCCCGTCGCGCTGCGGCAGGGGGGAAGGGGGCACCGGACGTCTGCGTCTCATCACGAGCAAGCCTACGAGGGGACCGGTGGCGTGTGTGCGGTCCGGTCCCCCTTCTTCCGAGCGGGCCCGCCGTCGGTGGCGTCAGGCGGCGCACCGGTAGCGATCGGTGTCCTCGTGCCAGTGGTAGGAACCCGCGGCCCAGCCCTGGATGGCCCTGGCGTGGCGGAGCACGGCGCGCTGGGTGTGCTGACTCGTACGCAGGTCGTGCAGGGCTTGCGGGAGGTCCGACCTGACCGTCTCGTCCAGTGTCCTGACACGGCCTGTCAGGATGCGGTTGACGAGCGAGACCGCCTCGGGGAGGGGGACGCCGTGCAGTTCCTGGGTGACGCGCACGATGTTGTTCCTGGCGACACCTTCGCGCACTTCCTTGGGGTAGGACACGATGTCGTTGTGCAGATCGACGGTGTCCCGGAACGCGTTGATCAGTACGGTGAAGGGGCGCGTCGCGCGGATGTCGTCGGTGATCTCCCAGCCGAGCGAGTGCTCCATCAGCAGGGCGCTGCACCCGGCCGCCCCGTAGTCACGGCGCATCTCCGTCTGTTCGATCAGGTCGGGGAACCTGTGGCGGGTGAGGTTCTCCGTCTCCCACAGCGAGGCTTCCAGGAACTGTCGTATCGACCTGGTGTACAGGAACTGCCAGGAGAGGGATGCCGCGGGCGCGGTGCGCCGCCACAGGTCCGCCAGCGCGCGTTCCAGCGGCTCCTTCGGAGTCGGGCCCGAGTCCGGGAGATGTGCCGTCACCGGCAGGAAGGACATCAGGCGTTCGATGCGGTCGAGGATCTGCTCACGCTTTCCGAGGGCCTCGCACCAGGGCAGGAAGATGTCGTCGAGGCACCAGATCACACTGTGCCAACCGGACAGCAGCTCCAGCTCACGGGCCGACGCGTGCGGGTAGGTCAGGGCGGTGAACCGCGTGAAGTCCGCCCGGTCGAAGATCTCGGCACTCCATCCGCCGTGGTGCGAATCGGTGTGCTGGGGTTCGAGTAATCCCATGGACTGCGCCCACGCGCGAACGCGTGGACGGGTCTCCTCCAAGTAAGGGTTCACCCTGGCCGGGAACGGCATGTAGAACGAGGGTATCTGGAAGGTGTCCGCCACGGCTGCCTCCTGTCTGTGACGACTTGCCTCTGCACCGCCCTCAGTCCTGTGTCGACGGCGTGCGGGCCGCCACCAGGTCCGTGCATCACGCGCTGTACTCCGGTCGAACGGGGCCTCGTCGCCTGCGTGCCGGGCGGTGTCGTCGGCCGTGAACTTCGAGGTGACGTACGGACGGTGCAGAAAATCCGTGATCACCACCGCCGCGACCGAGCCATCGGCGATCAAGCCATCGGCGACCAGGCCGTGAATCGCCCCCCGCTTTCCTCTGGACGCTCTCCGGGTAATTGACCTTCCAAACCACCATCCGCTCCCCGCTGTCCTGCGTCAACCTCGGCGGACCTTCCAGGAGGGCACGCAACGAAGACCTATGGTGATGTGTCAATCGTTTGACTTGAATGTGGGGCGCAGGGCGTGAAAACAGGCCAGTCCCCTGCGAAAGGTGTACGAGACACCGTTGGCCGCTCTCTCATCCCTGCCCCCTGCTGTGGCGGCAAATCGCCCCGACAACCCACCACTTCGCACCATGCGATGGCATGAGGGCCACCGACAGGGCGTGCGACCCCGGCGCGTGGAGCGGCCGTTCGTCCCGCGCTGCCCGGCGCGCCGCCCGTGCCGGGCCTGTGCGGCGGTCGGGGGAGCGGCGCGCTGCCGAGGCGGGTGGTGGTGGTGCTGCCGAGCGGGACGAGTGTCACCCGGAGCGCGCGCGGTGGTTGCGGATGAGGTGGTAGGTGACGCCCGCGGCCACCGTGGCCAGGAGGAACAGGACGCTGAACCACTGGAACCACCAGTGGCCGCCGGCCGGGTCGTAGACGTCTGCTCGGGGCCAGGCCAGGTTGACGGTCATGAAGAGGCCGTAGAGGAGAGCGAGGGCGTTGACGGGGATGCCCCAGCGGCCGAGGGAGAAGAGGGGTTTGCCGGTCTCGTCGGTGCCCGGGGTGGGGAAGGTGCCCTTCAGGCGCCGTATCAGGAGTGGGCCGGTGACCATCGCGTACGCCAGGTACAGCATCACGATGCAGGTCGTGCCGATGGCCAGGAACGCCTCCGGCGAGGCGAAGTTGAGGAGCAGCAGGGCGGCGGCGAGGACGCCGACGACCAGGGCGGGGGCGGTGGGCATGCCGGTGCGTGGGGCGACCTTGGCGAGCCGCCCGGCGAAGGGGA
The DNA window shown above is from Streptomyces akebiae and carries:
- a CDS encoding DUF742 domain-containing protein; amino-acid sequence: MTPPQRRRRQPKHEPPPPPLPPLSSQPEGEDPVGESGGRPPERLYILTGADGERAPIDLVTLIVARADPPPSAAPEQSALLRICQAPLSVAEISAYLNLPISVVTVLLTELLTAELVQARAPVVRQARADRSLLEAVMHGLQKL
- a CDS encoding RluA family pseudouridine synthase encodes the protein MRRRRPVPPSPLPQRDGIDPVRVRLPQGTAWATVRDHLVDRLAAGPGVIDGMLDAGLIVDVEGRPVPRDTAYVPGMWVWFHRDLPPEVPVPFALDVVYRDEHIVVVDKPHFLATTPRGSHVAETALARLRRDLGLPTLSAAHRLDRLTAGLVLFTVRPGERGAYQSLFRDRLVTKEYEAVAPYDPALALPRTVRSRIVKERGVMAAREVEGEPNAVSEVELLRRRDDGPARYRLTPRTGQTHQLRVHMATLGVPILGDPLYPEVRDPVPADDFSRPLQLLARVLEFTDPVTGREYRFVSGRVLQAWASYEEWAGTPYDARA
- a CDS encoding sensor histidine kinase codes for the protein MVSVQSPPGGRELPYARVLPLPAILMAAATGTAVSLVTGPARLAVGLCGAVATLLLITVAVVAVRGGRRTVRELRAEQQRQTAFLEQRITAHDEEFNRLGKEILPAALYRLRTGESPSEVIRHVVDGDVEWRELPESQRELLRTLLTIVDREEALRDSSQRSFVNIARRVQAIVHQQNNELREMEEDHGRNPEVFDDLLRIDHGTALIGRLADSIAVLGGSRPGRVWTRPVPLYSVLRGAMSRILEYRRIELESIAKVNVNGVGVEPVIHACAELLDNATRYSPPHTKVHVTAVEVQTGIAIEIEDGGISLSEESRAKVEDMLAKAQQGVDIQEMGDTPRLGLAVVGRLSTMYKMHVSLRPSAYGGVRAVIVVPRDLLTDEPAPGLAHGIGAGAVTTIDNGGVAGPDRKPKRRRPTTGPRIPSSAEEMSRDMEDDVPVVTEWTANGLPQRRSRSKIPLSQRYAEAAAAEAAAEAAMAAAPVWQPEPEPEKELPPPGMWVEAFMAGLKGDPDPNARRNPDDSTASTALTANTEPARTEADDEGDLK
- a CDS encoding GTP-binding protein; its protein translation is MDFKSSDTITGPRTEDHLPHTAQAAAKIVIVGGFGVGKTTMVGSVSEIRPLTTEETMTQAGIGVDDNFGSKSKTATTVAMDFGRISITDELVLYLFGTPGQERFWFLWNGLFEGALGAVVLVDTRRLEVSFDVMGRLEERGVPFVVAVNDFPDAPRYAVEELRQALDLSEEIPIIRCDVRRRASSRDVLMTLMTFLHSLAMSGATAPGAASA
- a CDS encoding roadblock/LC7 domain-containing protein; the encoded protein is MIQQRANFDWLLKDLADGVPGIQQIVVLSADGLRIARHGGDPDAADRVAAACAGLQSLAGAVAGEIPQSDGHMRMVIIEINGGYFYMMAAGANAYLAVLANEVAEPGLMSNRMRDLVDRIGSHLTSPPRRNGQTV
- a CDS encoding terpene synthase family protein, translating into MADTFQIPSFYMPFPARVNPYLEETRPRVRAWAQSMGLLEPQHTDSHHGGWSAEIFDRADFTRFTALTYPHASARELELLSGWHSVIWCLDDIFLPWCEALGKREQILDRIERLMSFLPVTAHLPDSGPTPKEPLERALADLWRRTAPAASLSWQFLYTRSIRQFLEASLWETENLTRHRFPDLIEQTEMRRDYGAAGCSALLMEHSLGWEITDDIRATRPFTVLINAFRDTVDLHNDIVSYPKEVREGVARNNIVRVTQELHGVPLPEAVSLVNRILTGRVRTLDETVRSDLPQALHDLRTSQHTQRAVLRHARAIQGWAAGSYHWHEDTDRYRCAA
- a CDS encoding cytochrome P450; the protein is MTPEANSLTGTDDPTLGPPPGCPAHCSPPDGRRRLYGPEAEDLGAVYEKLRAEHGSVAPALLHDDVPIWVVLGHGENLHMVSTPSQYSRDTRLWNKLQDGTFKPDNPLMPHIAWQPICCHAEGDEHLRLRGAVTGAMSTINFRGIRRSINRYTQQLVNEFCEEGEADLVSQFAEHLPMAVMCEILGMPEEYNDRIVHAARDMLKGTETAIASNAYIMEALTGLTSRRRAHPQDDFTSHLINHPARLNDEEVSQHLRVVLIAAYEATTNLLANVLRVVLTNPGFRAQLKGGQMTVPEAVEQSLWDEPPFSTQLAYFAKQDTELGGQRIRKGDGLLFGIAPGNVDPRVRPDLTANMQGNRSHLAFGGGPHECPGQDTGRAIADVGVDALLARLPDIQLNCEEHELRWRSSISTRHLVELPVRFEPKEKEKLEPRPLGRPVPAQREGGKATPPSPKSEAAAPARSASASAEPPARPGLLRRVLLWMSGR